One segment of Rhodohalobacter mucosus DNA contains the following:
- a CDS encoding DUF2971 domain-containing protein gives MITRSQTLNERLKIPSPSHLFHYTDSTGLIGILDSEEIWATNIRFLNDINEVIEATEAAQKILLELHKSSNNHKEKSLFKSMLDNINEVASHTYVCSFSEDDDSLSQWRAYCPPSGGGYALGIPSLQLSAQAKEQGWMFIKCIYDDVTKNQVVKEIIDSMLIDFKDGLKQNISLKEQDELTEKVASNFQLNLLAISGAIKNKAFKIESEWRLISPLSTDEKKIRFRKGKSGIIPYCTFKLLSNLNPKTKNLIKLVAGPTPQNDSESRQAARYILSRYLDNSTGESLSKIPYKGW, from the coding sequence ATGATAACACGATCACAAACTCTCAATGAAAGATTAAAAATACCTTCTCCTTCTCATTTATTTCACTATACGGACTCTACAGGTCTTATCGGTATTTTGGATTCTGAAGAAATTTGGGCCACAAATATTAGGTTTTTAAATGATATTAATGAAGTAATTGAAGCCACTGAAGCAGCGCAAAAAATTTTACTCGAGCTGCATAAATCTTCAAATAATCATAAAGAAAAGTCACTATTCAAGTCGATGCTTGATAACATAAATGAAGTGGCTAGCCATACCTATGTATGTTCTTTTTCTGAAGACGACGACTCTTTATCACAATGGAGGGCATACTGTCCTCCTTCCGGTGGTGGTTATGCTTTGGGCATACCAAGCCTCCAACTAAGTGCTCAGGCAAAAGAGCAAGGTTGGATGTTTATTAAATGTATTTATGATGACGTCACTAAGAATCAAGTAGTCAAGGAAATTATAGATTCAATGCTTATTGATTTTAAAGATGGCTTAAAGCAAAATATATCTTTAAAGGAGCAAGATGAATTAACTGAAAAAGTTGCGTCCAATTTTCAGTTAAACTTATTAGCTATAAGCGGGGCAATCAAAAACAAGGCCTTTAAAATCGAATCTGAATGGAGGTTAATTTCACCATTATCCACAGATGAGAAGAAGATAAGGTTTCGTAAAGGTAAAAGTGGCATTATTCCATATTGTACTTTTAAGTTGCTTTCAAATCTGAATCCCAAAACTAAAAACCTAATCAAATTAGTTGCTGGGCCGACACCTCAAAATGACTCAGAATCGAGACAAGCTGCTAGGTACATTTTGAGTAGATATTTAGATAACTCAACCGGAGAGTCACTATCTAAAATTCCTTATAAAGGATGGTAA
- the smpB gene encoding SsrA-binding protein SmpB, whose translation MAKKTDTSSKKNQSPKIENRKARFNFHIDDTYEAGIALKGTEVKSIRAGKASLNESFAYMKNGEIWLRNMYIKPYEFGSFYNHDERRDRKLLLKRKEIREIDRYMNQKGYTLVPLKLYFKGGYAKILLGLARGKKQYDKREDIREKDMKRELDRKIKGSYKVNL comes from the coding sequence TTGGCTAAAAAAACAGATACCAGCAGTAAAAAGAACCAATCTCCCAAAATTGAAAACCGCAAGGCGCGGTTCAATTTTCATATAGATGACACCTACGAGGCGGGCATTGCACTTAAGGGTACGGAGGTCAAATCCATCAGGGCGGGAAAAGCCAGCCTGAATGAATCATTCGCGTACATGAAGAATGGTGAGATCTGGCTCCGAAACATGTACATCAAGCCTTATGAGTTCGGCTCATTTTATAATCACGATGAACGCCGCGACAGGAAACTGCTGCTGAAAAGAAAAGAAATACGTGAGATCGACAGGTATATGAACCAAAAGGGGTATACCCTTGTACCTCTCAAGCTCTATTTTAAGGGCGGCTATGCAAAAATTCTGCTTGGTCTGGCAAGAGGAAAGAAACAGTATGACAAGAGGGAAGATATCAGGGAAAAGGATATGAAAAGAGAACTCGACAGAAAGATTAAGGGGTCCTACAAAGTTAATTTATAG
- a CDS encoding MBL fold metallo-hydrolase — protein sequence MKVTFLGTGTSMGVPVAGGFGKEMIKGDPRNQRTRCSAWVQTEQSSVVIDTGPEFRIQTLRSNVNRIDLVLITHEHMDHIAGLDDLRSFNYAQKAPIPLFSSGRAIRSIENRFDYMFGENKYPGSTSVEMSELTESTRFRDIRITPLPYSHGATQVLGFRLNDFSYLTDVKSIPDETREKVRGSRVMVLSGLRWEPGHPTHLTIPEAVEIATELEIPETYLIHMNSYVDHEESNRRLPPHVQLAYDQLEITI from the coding sequence ATGAAGGTTACGTTTTTGGGGACCGGAACATCCATGGGAGTGCCCGTTGCAGGCGGTTTCGGGAAAGAGATGATCAAGGGAGATCCCAGGAATCAGCGTACCCGCTGCTCGGCATGGGTTCAGACCGAACAGAGCTCTGTTGTCATAGATACCGGGCCTGAATTTCGAATCCAGACGCTTCGAAGCAATGTGAACCGGATTGATCTTGTGCTGATTACCCATGAGCACATGGATCATATTGCGGGTCTCGATGACCTCAGGTCGTTTAACTACGCTCAAAAAGCACCTATTCCGCTTTTTAGCTCAGGGCGTGCAATCCGTTCAATTGAAAACCGGTTTGACTATATGTTCGGTGAAAACAAGTATCCCGGATCTACATCTGTGGAAATGTCGGAACTGACCGAAAGCACCCGTTTCCGCGACATCCGAATCACACCGCTGCCTTACAGTCACGGTGCCACTCAGGTCTTGGGTTTCCGGCTGAACGACTTTTCCTACCTTACAGACGTTAAATCCATTCCGGATGAAACGCGCGAAAAAGTACGGGGGAGCAGGGTAATGGTTCTGAGCGGGCTCCGATGGGAGCCGGGTCACCCAACCCATTTAACCATTCCCGAAGCCGTGGAAATAGCCACGGAACTGGAAATACCGGAAACCTATCTGATTCACATGAATTCGTATGTTGACCATGAGGAATCTAACCGTCGCCTCCCCCCTCACGTACAATTGGCCTACGACCAGCTTGAAATAACAATCTGA
- a CDS encoding sensor histidine kinase gives MKKRFISVISLRTAAYSAAAISVFLAAVLHYGVNSSRSELILLSGSVFLISFLVIYAVSAGLHNRRMRAINEVVKNISRKKFKEYDWVNGKNRDELDFILLQTIRASTMVEKEIIRLNKIENYRKEFIGDISHELKTPIFAIQGFIETLLNGAIHDKEVNEVFLKKAMRNVNRLIYLTKDLMEISRLETGEMKSNFQEMYLRDVVLDVVESLQYKAQKENVEIIVKDFDKNLQVRADRNQIKQVLINLIENGIKYNREGGHVEVGIRDKQGSKEKIWLYITDTGIGIDSKDIARVTERFFRVDKSRSREKGGTGLGLSIVKHIIEAHGEELKIESRPDSGSTFSFSLTQVSHVSV, from the coding sequence TTGAAGAAGAGATTTATATCGGTTATTTCACTGCGAACCGCTGCATACTCTGCTGCAGCCATCTCTGTTTTCCTTGCCGCCGTTCTGCACTATGGCGTAAACAGTTCAAGGAGTGAACTGATTCTGCTTTCAGGCTCTGTTTTTCTCATTTCTTTCCTTGTGATCTACGCTGTGTCGGCCGGACTCCACAATCGCCGCATGAGGGCTATCAACGAAGTGGTAAAGAATATCTCCAGGAAAAAATTTAAAGAGTACGACTGGGTGAACGGTAAAAACCGGGATGAGCTTGATTTTATTCTGCTGCAGACCATCCGGGCCAGCACGATGGTTGAAAAGGAGATTATCCGCCTCAACAAGATTGAAAATTACAGAAAAGAATTTATAGGCGATATTTCCCATGAGCTTAAAACACCGATTTTCGCTATCCAGGGCTTCATTGAAACCCTTTTGAACGGGGCCATACACGACAAGGAAGTGAATGAGGTTTTTTTGAAAAAAGCGATGCGCAACGTAAACCGGCTCATCTACCTCACCAAGGATCTTATGGAAATTTCGCGACTTGAGACCGGTGAGATGAAATCCAACTTTCAGGAGATGTATCTGCGGGATGTTGTACTGGATGTGGTGGAAAGCCTCCAGTACAAAGCCCAGAAAGAAAATGTGGAGATTATTGTAAAGGATTTTGATAAAAATCTGCAGGTACGGGCTGACCGCAACCAGATAAAGCAGGTGCTGATCAATCTGATCGAAAACGGAATCAAATATAACCGCGAGGGGGGCCACGTAGAAGTGGGTATCAGGGATAAACAGGGCAGCAAGGAGAAAATATGGCTCTATATCACGGATACCGGAATCGGAATCGATAGCAAGGACATCGCAAGGGTAACCGAACGGTTTTTCAGGGTAGATAAATCAAGATCCAGGGAAAAAGGAGGAACCGGGCTTGGGCTGTCCATCGTTAAACATATTATTGAAGCCCACGGTGAAGAGCTTAAAATCGAAAGCCGGCCCGACAGCGGCTCTACCTTCAGTTTTTCACTGACTCAAGTATCACACGTTTCGGTTTAG
- a CDS encoding site-2 protease family protein: MSFPQPYSSQDEIETSAPVNRKNRPGYVAILKHLALFVVTFVCVTYVGIFWTGQTANAESYLEMWPQGALFAVLLLGFLATHEFGHYFAAVYHNVKVTLPYFIPLPAGIGTLGAVIKIEEKIRDTVKLFDIGIAGPIAGFIVSLVILLYGFSTLPEPSFIENFAGHEEIVAHVQDTGSYPDTPPEVPESEVNATIILGETLLYTFLAGFFDNVPPMYEMYHFPFLFAGWLGLFFTALNLTPIGQLDGGHILYALVGYRKHQWTARIGLGLITTLAGLEAIPFLFLNISDWLPGYGYSAFVLWALVLFAILRKGYHNDHLWIAPVWAVSLIISSATIYFTGSLDQAGSLIWVVWSLFLVFFVKVEHPPVTYEQPLTKGRRILGWASMAVFVLCISPTPIYFLN; the protein is encoded by the coding sequence TTGTCATTCCCCCAGCCATATTCGTCACAAGATGAAATTGAAACCAGCGCGCCTGTTAACAGGAAAAACCGGCCCGGTTATGTTGCCATCCTTAAACACCTTGCGCTATTTGTTGTTACGTTCGTATGCGTGACCTATGTAGGGATTTTCTGGACCGGTCAAACCGCAAATGCAGAATCATATCTCGAGATGTGGCCCCAGGGCGCCCTTTTTGCGGTATTGCTGCTTGGCTTTCTGGCAACACACGAATTCGGGCACTATTTTGCGGCCGTCTATCACAATGTAAAAGTGACCCTTCCCTACTTTATTCCTTTGCCCGCGGGTATCGGGACCCTGGGTGCGGTCATTAAGATTGAGGAGAAAATTCGGGACACCGTCAAACTCTTTGATATCGGAATTGCAGGCCCAATTGCGGGTTTCATTGTTTCCCTTGTCATCCTTCTGTACGGTTTTTCCACGCTTCCCGAACCTTCATTCATTGAAAACTTTGCCGGTCACGAGGAAATTGTCGCTCATGTTCAGGATACGGGCAGCTATCCCGACACACCTCCAGAGGTGCCCGAATCGGAAGTAAATGCAACCATCATTCTGGGTGAAACACTGCTTTATACGTTTTTGGCTGGCTTTTTTGACAATGTTCCCCCCATGTATGAGATGTATCACTTTCCGTTTCTTTTCGCCGGCTGGCTGGGGCTCTTTTTCACCGCTCTGAATCTGACGCCGATCGGTCAACTTGACGGAGGGCATATTTTGTATGCATTGGTCGGATACAGAAAGCATCAATGGACAGCCAGGATTGGGCTGGGTTTAATTACCACACTTGCAGGTTTGGAGGCCATACCTTTTCTATTTCTGAATATCAGTGACTGGCTGCCGGGCTATGGATACAGCGCTTTTGTTCTATGGGCCCTGGTTCTGTTTGCGATACTGAGGAAAGGATATCACAACGACCACCTGTGGATTGCGCCGGTTTGGGCGGTATCTCTGATTATCTCCTCAGCAACCATCTATTTCACCGGCTCTCTTGATCAGGCAGGCTCCCTAATATGGGTAGTATGGAGTCTCTTTCTCGTATTTTTTGTTAAAGTTGAACATCCGCCTGTAACGTACGAGCAGCCATTAACAAAGGGCCGGCGGATTCTGGGATGGGCCAGTATGGCCGTATTTGTGCTATGCATAAGCCCCACACCCATCTACTTTTTGAACTGA
- a CDS encoding glutathione peroxidase, with product MKTIILLLTLASFMITDSLHMKTIYEYQVNTIEGENILLKEYENDVILIVNTASRCGYTPQYEGLQTLYETYSDEGLTILGFPANNFGGQEPGTNEEIAEFCQLNYGVTFPMFEKVSVRGDDIHPLFSDLTTTENPDFTGDIGWNFEKFLVDRNGNLVRRFKSNVAPESEELISAVEALLK from the coding sequence ATGAAAACAATAATACTGCTGCTAACGCTCGCATCTTTTATGATAACGGACTCACTGCACATGAAAACCATTTACGAGTATCAGGTAAACACAATTGAGGGTGAAAATATTTTACTGAAAGAATATGAAAACGATGTCATTCTGATTGTGAATACGGCATCCAGGTGCGGCTACACTCCCCAGTATGAAGGGCTTCAGACACTTTATGAGACGTACAGTGACGAAGGATTAACGATTCTGGGTTTTCCGGCGAACAATTTTGGCGGACAGGAACCGGGTACGAATGAGGAGATTGCAGAGTTTTGCCAGCTCAATTATGGAGTTACCTTTCCAATGTTTGAGAAAGTATCAGTAAGGGGAGACGACATTCATCCGCTGTTCAGCGATCTCACAACCACGGAGAATCCCGACTTTACAGGAGACATCGGATGGAATTTTGAAAAATTTTTGGTTGATCGGAACGGAAATCTTGTAAGAAGGTTTAAGAGTAATGTAGCACCTGAAAGCGAAGAACTGATAAGTGCTGTTGAAGCCCTGCTGAAATAA
- a CDS encoding DivIVA domain-containing protein, which yields MKLTALEIKQQQFEKSLRGYDVAEVQAYLNLIASEWEHMVGKMRELEDQIQRMEDKLRHYERVEEALHETLQTAKDSAEQKLTGARKEAKNTIEKAEIEADSIIREASQQRQQIRQSILRLLDRRDEIISGIRSYLDIAQESLQHFSKDEASMFTLPKEAAEEVEFRFTKNNKTGHYEEDPEIEEKEHTPQSLDDILDELD from the coding sequence ATGAAACTTACTGCACTCGAAATTAAACAGCAGCAATTTGAAAAATCACTCCGCGGCTACGATGTTGCGGAAGTTCAGGCCTACCTGAACCTCATAGCGAGCGAATGGGAGCATATGGTTGGCAAAATGCGTGAGCTGGAGGACCAAATTCAGAGAATGGAAGATAAGCTGCGCCATTATGAACGAGTTGAGGAAGCCCTCCATGAAACCCTTCAGACGGCAAAAGACAGTGCAGAACAAAAGCTGACAGGTGCCCGCAAAGAAGCAAAGAATACGATTGAAAAAGCAGAAATAGAGGCCGACTCCATTATAAGAGAAGCAAGCCAGCAAAGGCAGCAGATACGGCAAAGCATTCTGCGTCTGCTGGACCGCCGTGATGAGATCATCAGCGGCATCCGATCCTATCTTGATATTGCGCAGGAATCGCTTCAGCACTTCAGTAAGGATGAAGCATCTATGTTCACACTGCCTAAAGAGGCTGCCGAAGAGGTTGAGTTCCGATTCACCAAAAACAATAAAACCGGCCACTACGAAGAAGATCCGGAGATCGAAGAAAAAGAACACACACCTCAGAGCCTTGATGACATCCTTGATGAACTGGACTGA
- a CDS encoding DUF4168 domain-containing protein, whose amino-acid sequence MTLLRNVTLLLAVTLFTTAGAFAQVQQNQQQMPQMPDLPTSADVTDEEIDNVVQTIMDLTPIQQEAERKMEEAVVEGGIEVERFRQIVATMQNPQMAGGSDITDEEMQTLQSLQPALMQIQTEAQQEIVAKIEENGFTTQRYQSIMMGAQQDPELRNRIETLLEEEESEETQ is encoded by the coding sequence ATGACACTTTTAAGGAATGTAACGCTGCTTCTGGCAGTAACGCTTTTTACAACTGCCGGAGCTTTTGCTCAGGTACAGCAAAATCAGCAGCAAATGCCGCAGATGCCCGATCTGCCCACATCAGCTGATGTAACCGATGAAGAAATTGACAATGTTGTTCAAACCATTATGGACCTTACTCCAATTCAGCAGGAAGCTGAGCGCAAGATGGAGGAAGCAGTTGTGGAAGGAGGCATTGAAGTTGAGAGATTTCGACAGATAGTTGCAACCATGCAAAATCCCCAAATGGCCGGCGGCTCCGATATCACGGACGAGGAGATGCAGACTCTGCAGTCTCTGCAGCCTGCACTAATGCAGATTCAGACTGAAGCACAACAGGAAATCGTTGCTAAAATTGAAGAGAACGGTTTTACAACGCAACGCTACCAAAGCATTATGATGGGAGCACAGCAAGACCCGGAACTTCGGAACCGTATCGAAACGCTTCTTGAAGAGGAAGAAAGCGAAGAGACACAGTAA
- a CDS encoding Nif3-like dinuclear metal center hexameric protein produces MNTQVRHITNFMHQWAPPGIKMSYDNVGLLLGDPSAPVSRILVCLDVTEEVVDEALKKKCELIVSHHPLIFNELKKINPVHEQGRIIYKMIRNNIALLSVHTNLDAALDGVSFVLANNLGLDELQFLDRNYNISRKISLTTNVDDTQAVLKLLNYYSAEEAHFYEVDSRKEGQKCFEAIIDRHNVNQLRTALEKEGLLKKGSFQEMEMSTPTNNFGMGVIGYYPDEGIATNEFLHLVCRALDVPSVRFSGQAERIRKVAVCGGAGVFLKDAAVRAGADAFVTSDIKYHDYFTEKRNFLLVDTGHYESEFPVVEAVRKELSEAFEHIEVDATGVVTNPMKIYVTDFENKNI; encoded by the coding sequence TTGAATACCCAGGTCAGGCATATAACCAACTTTATGCACCAATGGGCGCCACCCGGCATAAAGATGAGTTATGACAATGTAGGTCTACTGCTTGGTGATCCTTCTGCACCCGTCTCCAGAATTCTTGTTTGCCTCGATGTTACGGAGGAAGTAGTAGACGAGGCTCTCAAGAAGAAATGCGAGCTTATTGTGTCGCACCATCCGCTTATCTTCAATGAACTGAAAAAGATCAACCCGGTGCATGAGCAGGGGCGAATCATCTATAAAATGATTCGCAATAATATTGCGTTGCTTTCCGTCCATACCAACCTGGATGCAGCGCTGGATGGTGTATCATTTGTTCTGGCCAACAATCTGGGTCTTGACGAACTTCAGTTTCTGGACAGGAACTACAACATAAGCCGAAAAATATCTCTTACCACCAATGTGGATGACACGCAGGCTGTGTTAAAGCTGCTCAACTACTACTCAGCCGAAGAAGCACACTTTTATGAGGTTGACAGCCGCAAAGAGGGTCAAAAGTGCTTTGAAGCCATTATCGACCGGCACAATGTAAATCAGCTTCGCACTGCACTCGAAAAGGAAGGCCTCCTGAAAAAGGGCAGCTTTCAGGAAATGGAGATGAGTACCCCAACCAATAATTTCGGCATGGGGGTCATCGGATATTATCCTGACGAGGGTATTGCAACGAATGAATTTTTACACCTTGTTTGTCGCGCGCTGGATGTACCGTCCGTGCGGTTTTCCGGTCAGGCTGAAAGAATTCGGAAAGTGGCTGTTTGCGGCGGTGCAGGCGTGTTTTTAAAAGATGCGGCTGTAAGGGCCGGGGCGGACGCTTTTGTCACGTCCGACATTAAATACCATGACTATTTTACCGAAAAAAGAAACTTTCTGCTGGTAGATACAGGTCATTATGAGAGTGAGTTTCCAGTGGTTGAAGCCGTCAGAAAAGAACTTTCAGAGGCTTTTGAGCATATAGAGGTAGATGCGACCGGGGTAGTTACAAACCCGATGAAGATCTATGTAACCGACTTTGAAAATAAAAACATCTAA
- a CDS encoding mannose-1-phosphate guanylyltransferase, whose protein sequence is MTYAVIMAGGSGTRFWPKSTQSLPKQFLNLFGDQTMIQDTVSRLEGAIGPESVVVVTNDDYTSIVEEQLPEVNEKFIIGEPVARNTAPCVAAAAAILHNEDPDSVMVVLPADHVIGKPTGFRRVLDLAVETARSENSLVTIGIKPNRPETGYGYIRFDADRVNGPDNEDVYSVKNFTEKPDKETAEQFLSSGDYLWNSGMFIWKTSAILEAIKEYLPEIFILTEELMMSDCSKEDLDEFYTACPSISIDYGIMEKAEKVHVVPGDFEWNDVGSWTAVHELSPKDENGNAAGGALTSIQDSVNNLIHTQSNKLIALVGVENLAVVETDNAILVVNLKEAQGVKKVVEDLRNNPDRERFL, encoded by the coding sequence ATGACCTACGCCGTAATTATGGCCGGCGGATCCGGCACCCGTTTTTGGCCTAAAAGTACGCAGTCTCTTCCCAAGCAGTTTCTGAACCTGTTCGGAGATCAGACCATGATTCAGGATACGGTTTCCCGTCTTGAAGGCGCCATCGGACCTGAAAGCGTAGTGGTGGTCACAAATGATGACTACACATCTATTGTGGAAGAACAGCTACCCGAAGTAAATGAAAAGTTTATCATAGGAGAGCCCGTTGCGCGAAATACCGCTCCGTGTGTTGCTGCTGCTGCCGCAATACTGCATAATGAAGACCCTGACTCTGTGATGGTTGTACTGCCGGCAGATCATGTGATAGGCAAACCGACCGGTTTCAGGCGTGTGCTGGATCTCGCTGTTGAAACGGCCCGGTCAGAAAATTCCCTGGTTACCATCGGCATCAAGCCGAACCGTCCGGAAACCGGTTATGGGTACATCCGCTTCGACGCAGATCGCGTAAATGGACCTGATAACGAGGACGTATATAGCGTAAAAAATTTCACGGAGAAACCTGACAAGGAAACAGCAGAGCAATTTTTGTCGTCCGGCGATTATTTATGGAACAGCGGTATGTTTATATGGAAAACATCAGCGATTCTGGAGGCCATCAAAGAGTACCTTCCCGAGATCTTTATTCTCACGGAGGAGCTTATGATGTCGGACTGCAGCAAGGAGGATCTGGACGAATTTTACACGGCATGCCCATCCATATCCATTGACTACGGAATAATGGAAAAAGCAGAAAAAGTTCACGTTGTGCCGGGCGATTTTGAATGGAATGATGTAGGAAGCTGGACAGCGGTTCACGAACTCTCGCCGAAAGATGAAAATGGTAATGCTGCAGGCGGTGCACTGACCAGTATTCAGGACTCTGTCAATAATCTCATACATACCCAAAGCAATAAACTGATCGCTTTGGTTGGGGTAGAAAACCTGGCCGTGGTGGAGACGGACAATGCCATTCTGGTAGTAAACCTGAAAGAGGCACAGGGAGTTAAAAAAGTGGTGGAAGACCTGCGGAATAATCCTGACAGAGAGCGATTTCTGTAA
- a CDS encoding YggS family pyridoxal phosphate-dependent enzyme, protein MSEDIISRYEAVKDRIRKACENCGRDPDSITLVAVSKTKPDEDVLRLLQHGQFHFGENRAKALEDRMESIGNTSAVWHFIGNLQTNKIKYMVHRVNWIESIHKKKALKEVEKRASEIERIINVLIQVNISGEGQKSGCEPEELEGILTYAQKLRYTRVRGLMGMATFADDPETVRPEFRLLKDLRDRHRHLENDTAVQLQHLSMGMTNDLEVAISEGATMVRIGTAIFGERNY, encoded by the coding sequence ATGAGTGAAGATATTATTTCAAGATATGAAGCCGTTAAAGACCGAATCCGAAAAGCCTGTGAGAATTGCGGCAGGGATCCCGATTCCATCACTCTAGTCGCAGTAAGCAAAACCAAACCCGACGAGGATGTTCTCCGGCTCCTGCAGCATGGTCAGTTTCACTTTGGAGAGAACAGGGCGAAAGCTCTCGAAGATCGCATGGAGTCGATTGGCAATACGTCAGCAGTCTGGCATTTTATTGGCAACCTGCAAACCAATAAAATTAAATATATGGTTCACCGTGTGAACTGGATTGAATCAATTCACAAAAAAAAGGCCCTTAAAGAGGTCGAAAAACGAGCCTCAGAAATTGAACGAATCATCAATGTCCTGATACAGGTAAATATCAGCGGCGAGGGGCAGAAAAGCGGGTGTGAACCGGAGGAACTGGAAGGTATCCTCACTTACGCACAAAAGCTCAGGTATACGCGGGTCAGAGGCTTAATGGGAATGGCCACCTTTGCTGATGATCCCGAGACGGTTCGTCCGGAATTCCGGCTTCTGAAAGATTTGCGCGACCGCCATCGCCACCTTGAAAATGACACTGCCGTACAGCTACAGCATCTGTCCATGGGAATGACCAACGATCTCGAGGTGGCAATCAGTGAAGGGGCAACCATGGTGCGCATTGGTACGGCAATTTTCGGGGAGCGCAACTATTGA
- a CDS encoding purine-nucleoside phosphorylase, producing MTFDSLETFRRKRKEAIDYIRSVTDLQPEYLLILGTGLGQLADEMDTEVEIPYDDLPHFPVSTVESHHGKLLFGTLGGKSVVAMQGRFHYYEGYTMQQIVFPLRVLRATGTSSLIVSNACGGMNSNYRKGDIMLIRDHINLLGDNPLIGPNDDELGPRFPDMSEPYTERLVEIAQTVALEEAIRMHEGIYAAVAGPMLETRAEYRYLRLIGADAVGMSTVPEVIAAIHMGMEVLGISAITDECFPDALEPVRIEDVLEAAAIAEPKMTRVIVRLLEKL from the coding sequence ATGACGTTCGACTCTCTCGAAACTTTTCGACGTAAACGAAAAGAAGCCATCGACTACATTCGCTCGGTTACAGATTTGCAACCGGAGTATCTGCTGATTCTTGGTACAGGCCTGGGGCAGCTGGCAGATGAGATGGATACGGAGGTCGAAATTCCTTACGACGATCTTCCTCATTTTCCGGTCTCTACTGTCGAATCTCACCACGGCAAACTTCTTTTCGGCACATTGGGCGGAAAATCAGTTGTGGCCATGCAGGGGCGATTTCACTACTACGAAGGCTATACCATGCAGCAAATTGTATTTCCGCTGCGGGTTTTACGTGCTACTGGAACATCGTCACTGATTGTGAGCAACGCCTGTGGCGGAATGAACTCCAACTACAGAAAAGGGGATATCATGCTGATCCGCGACCATATCAATCTTCTGGGCGACAACCCACTGATAGGGCCAAATGATGATGAGCTCGGGCCGCGGTTTCCTGACATGAGCGAACCCTACACGGAACGGCTCGTTGAAATCGCGCAGACCGTTGCGCTTGAAGAAGCCATTCGGATGCATGAAGGCATCTATGCGGCCGTAGCCGGACCTATGCTCGAAACCCGGGCCGAATACAGGTATTTGCGGCTTATCGGTGCCGACGCGGTTGGAATGAGTACCGTACCCGAAGTGATCGCTGCTATTCACATGGGCATGGAAGTCCTGGGAATTTCCGCGATTACGGACGAGTGCTTTCCGGATGCTCTCGAACCGGTGAGAATTGAAGATGTTCTGGAAGCTGCAGCCATCGCTGAACCCAAAATGACCCGCGTCATTGTCCGGTTGCTGGAGAAACTCTGA
- a CDS encoding zinc ribbon domain-containing protein — MQEVLQQLANLQYIDSRIDEIRQLRGDLPEEVLDIETNINRYQAKLNQLEEEEDSLKEEKAKLENDIEVSKEKTKKYEEQQLSVRNNREYDALTKEIEAQKQFVETSEKRIEEIEKRQEELEAELEAVRGDLEETEELHKDKKENLDKVIESTKTEEDKLLEKREELEEELDSRYVRSYNRLRNGLSNGIAVVAMERGAALGMALPPQTQVEVRRKNKVIIDEHSGRIVIDPSFFEEAKKQLNV; from the coding sequence ATGCAAGAGGTACTTCAACAACTCGCAAATTTACAGTACATAGATAGCCGTATCGATGAGATCAGGCAGCTTCGCGGCGATCTGCCCGAAGAAGTGCTGGATATCGAAACCAATATAAACCGGTATCAGGCTAAATTAAATCAACTTGAAGAAGAAGAAGACAGCCTGAAGGAGGAGAAGGCAAAGCTTGAGAACGATATCGAAGTATCGAAAGAGAAAACGAAGAAGTATGAGGAGCAGCAGTTATCTGTTCGCAACAATCGTGAATATGACGCCCTGACAAAAGAGATTGAGGCTCAAAAGCAGTTTGTTGAAACCTCTGAAAAACGAATCGAAGAGATTGAAAAGCGCCAGGAAGAACTGGAGGCTGAATTGGAGGCTGTTCGCGGCGATCTGGAAGAAACGGAAGAGCTTCACAAAGACAAGAAGGAAAATCTCGATAAGGTGATCGAAAGCACCAAGACGGAAGAAGACAAACTCCTCGAAAAACGTGAAGAACTTGAAGAGGAGCTGGATTCCCGCTACGTGAGAAGCTACAATCGTCTCAGAAACGGTCTTTCCAACGGCATCGCGGTAGTGGCAATGGAGCGTGGCGCTGCGCTGGGAATGGCTCTTCCACCACAGACTCAGGTGGAGGTAAGGCGAAAAAACAAGGTAATCATCGATGAGCACAGCGGCCGGATCGTTATTGACCCCTCCTTTTTTGAAGAAGCAAAGAAGCAGCTTAACGTCTGA